The following DNA comes from Camelina sativa cultivar DH55 chromosome 14, Cs, whole genome shotgun sequence.
GAAAATTGTGAAAATAATATAGCGATATAAGAAGATAATGAGTTGGGCCTACTAAATAAAATCCAGAACAAATAACCTAAACGGCCCAGGGGTAGTTTCGTAAGTAGCAATAGTTCCAAATCCCGCGTTTCATAATGTATGTAGTAtgtgagagaaaagagaaaagtaaaaaaagcgGTCCATCCATATCAGTTCGCTTCACAGTCGGTgctcatctttctttttcttctttcttaactCCTCGCCGGATCTCGGCGATCTTATCGGAAACAAAGCTACCAGATTCGTAAATCTAGAGAGGATCTCTAACTAACAATGAATCGCCACCACGATCCCAACCCTttcgatgaggaagaagaagaaatcgtcAATCCTTTTTCGGTAAATGcctacttctctctctctctctctttctccttctttttctcccccTGAATCttcgttttctattttctatttgtcGGTTTTGGGATTTTATTTTGCGTTCGCGACGATATAGGAATCTAGATCTCTCGCTTATCtcgtgtatttttttttagttcgtGCATATCGAATCTAGTAGAAACTGAGGACTGTGTAATGTCAGTTTGATTACGGAAGGCTCATTTCTATCTCAATAACAGTGTTTAGGTTATGGATCTCTCAATGTTTCTTCGGGATACTGGCCTATATTTATTGGATCTGGAACTAGGTTTACTATTTTCCAGAAATGAGTAGTGTTAGCTAGTAATTTGTTTCGGGTGGTTTTTACAAATCAGTGATGCTTGTGTGACTCACTCGTTTAGTTTTTGGAGAATCAAACTCTATGTTGGCTGATTCTTTGTGTTATTTTGGTACTTGACATTTGATAGTTTActgatttttgtaatttttttgattaattttgcaGAAAGGGGGTGGAAGGGTTCCTGCTGCATCTAGGCCAGTTGGATTTGGCCAAAGCCTTGATGCTACTGTTGACATCCCATTGGATAATATGAATGTAATGACGTTTATATGTCTACGAAACTCATGAACCTTTTTCTCACTTGGATTCATCTTATATGGGTGTTTGACTGATGCAGGACTcttcacagaaacagagaaagcttGCTGACTGGGAATCAGAGCTTAGGAAGAAAGAAATGGTTAGTATCACCACACATTGTTATGAATTCGTTCAGACATATCTTCACCGTGGTTCTTAAAATTTTTGCTTATTGATGTTCTTTTGCATAATGTTCACTCAGGATATCAAGCGAAGAGAGGAAGCTATTGCTAAATGTAAGCAGATGGCAACTTGATGATGATATTATTCATTAGTTTTGGCTTGTTTCCGAACGATATATCTTGGTAAATATGTCTTGGTGGATGATAACTAACCATAGTAATTAAATTTGTGTTGCAGCTGGTGTGCAGATAGATGATAAAAACTGGCCACCGTTTTTCCCAATCATGCACCATGACATTGCTAACGAGATACCAGTTCATGCTCAAAAGCTGCAGTATCTGGCGTTTGCTAGTTGGTTAGGTATGTCTAATATAGttcttctgtattttttttatgacaCGTACCGAATGTGTTGAATTGAAGGGTTTGTATTTGACTGTTGgagttttaaaatttcaggTATAGTTCTGTGTCTGGTATTCAATGTCATTGCAACGATGGTCTGCTGGATTAAAGGCGGAGGTGAGCCTACactatattataatatattacgtAATTGTTATTATGAAGCTCTGATCGGTTTTGGTTGAACTAACactgattttgaaatattaatgaTAGGTGTCAAAATCTTTTTCCTTGCCACGATATATGCCTTGATCGGATGTCCACTTTCCTATGTTCTATGGTACAGGCCTCTCTACCGAGCCATGAGGTAACACTCCTATTAACTGTTATCTTCCAATGGTTGTATTACATTTGTAGTTCAGTTTGTCACTGTGCATTGATACTACTTCAACAAGACATTGAAATGCTTTTTATGACCTTGTAGGACTGACAGCGCTTTGAAGTTTGGTTGGTTTTTCTTCACCTACTTGGTGAGTTTATAAGAaaaattttcagatttaatTTATATCTTACCTTTGAGCAGATAGACTTCCCAATTTCCATATGATTGACCTTGGCTCTTTTCAGATTCACATTGGCTTCTGTATCGTTGCCGCCATTGCCCCTCCGATCTTTTTCCATGGAAAGTCATTAACGTAAGCCTTCCAACCATAGCCCATGATATTCTGGTACTTCATATGTAGCTCGGTAGTCTGGTGAGGGCTTCACTGGGATAGTTCTAAATTGTTTTGATAGGTTTATTAATATTGACTTGCAACTTAAGAACGATATGATAACCAGTATAAGTGAGAATTAGCTGTGTTTCACCTCTGTACAAATTTTTGAGACAGTTAAACCTGACAGCCTTGTTAAATAATGCTCTATATTGATCTATATTTTCTTGGCTTGAGATTGATTGACATTGTTACCATTCTCTTTTTGATCAACAGGGGTGTGCTTGCAGCAATTGATGTCATGTCAGACAGTTTATTAGCCGGGGTATGAGCTGGACATTCGTTTTATATTTACGAAGCCTACAATATAATTCAATGTGTCTGACCCTAATGAATGATCGCAGATCTTCTACTTTATCGGCTTCGGTCTATTCTGCTTGGAGTCCCTTCTGAGTCTATGGGTTCTTCAGGTAAGCCTCTGATCATACTTTTCATGGTTTCTTCAAAAACTGTTGACGTTGATTAAACCGGTAAACATATGAACTGATCTGGTTTCTCATTTTGGCTCTGCAGAAAATTTACCTCTACTTTAGGGGAAACAAgtgaaaaggagagaagagaggaggatGATGGTAATTTTTCCCTTGCGATAAAAAAGGTTTGAAATATGTGTATCTCGTATGAATGTAATTACCATTTTACCATTGGATGCGTTGTGTTGATTGAGGTATATTTTTAGTAACTATAGTAAGCATGAGAGAGTGATTTCGGCCATttctttaggtttttttttactctgttcTTCTCTGGTCTGTAATACCTTTAGTAACAGTATCGTCTCCGAACGTTTGGGATTTTTTCGACGAAAAGTATTACTAGCGACTAAATGTGTTTTGGTATACATAGTCAATGTAACGTTAGCAACCCTTAATATTTTTCACGGTTGAAATTGAAACGTATGGTGGATTACTACTTTCACTTTCTGTCCAAGAATATGCAAAAAGTGCCGATGCTAACGCGGTCGATAAAGTATAAACCATGATTTTACAATCCCGATGTCATCTCTTGTAATAAATGCAATTTTGTTACGTGTAATATAATAGCCGTACGGTGAATAAAAGTTTGGAGTCTTAACTAATTTGGTTGCTCAAGGCTTGAAGCCCATTGACCATTGTTAAGGGAagcgaaagaaaaaaaatactataaatgcAAGAAAAGGTCAAGTGGTTCgggaaaaatgttattttatgtcTGTACATTTCCCAAAAGTGTACATTTCATGAATTGGTGCATGTATAAATAATGGGTGTTAATTTAGACATgtattctaatatattttaaatattcacaAAATTAAGCTAATTGCACAGTCCATAGTAACggatttaagtcaaccgttagagatgctgactcagaaTCCACATGTGTATTGACGTGTCatcgaaaatgcaaaacgacgtcgttttgttatgttttctttcCAGAAAAATGTCGAAAATCCATAATCCAGTGGTTCAAACTCAAAACCTCACATGTGTTTAGCGTAGGACGTAACCAGTTGATCCAACAACAATTCTCTATAGTATCCTACAAATGTATTCATATAAACCTAAGGTGGCATCCatcgaaatcgaaaaaaattgtGGGAAATCCACACTCCCGTGGATCGAACCCGCATGCTTAGATATAATTAGCGTAGGACGTAATCAATTGATCCCACAACAATTCTCGATAGTATcatacaaatttatctttataaacctaaaaagatctaagtcccaattaaatgaaacgtcgtcgttttgaattggggaaaaattaaaaatcttagggtttttcttcttcttcttcttcttcttctctcaaatcccGATTTTGTGTTTCTTCCTTCTACTTCTCCGGAATCGGCGACGAGAGAACCGACGGAGATGGACGAAGAAGGTGATCAATTCGAATGGAGAGAGGAAAGAATGAGACGAAACGAAGAGATAAGGTAAATGGAAGTAGATTTCAAAGTTTGATTTCAATTTAGCTTTTATTTTAAGGTTTTGATCTTAGATTTCATGATGTAGTGATACCAAAGTGAAATTCAATGTCTACAAGGGAGGATACTGGGCTAAGGATTATAGAGGTGACATTGCTTATCTCGAAGGTTTAGAGTCGATAACTATAACATGTAATCCGGAAGAGTTCTTTTTTAAGGTGTCAAATGAGTTTAAAGGGGAAGGAATTTATGGGCAGATGTTGTGGTATAAGTTTCCATTTGAGGAACATAAGGAACGGAAGAGGTTGTGTAATTCGGATATGAGTTTTACAAAGATGTGTGATGCGGCCAGCTGGGTTGGAGTCGTTGATGTATTTATGGTTAAGTCATCAGAGCATCCTCATGATGTGGAGATTACTGAGCCCTGTGATGCAGAGAT
Coding sequences within:
- the LOC104741800 gene encoding secretory carrier-associated membrane protein 4 — encoded protein: MNRHHDPNPFDEEEEEIVNPFSKGGGRVPAASRPVGFGQSLDATVDIPLDNMNDSSQKQRKLADWESELRKKEMDIKRREEAIAKSGVQIDDKNWPPFFPIMHHDIANEIPVHAQKLQYLAFASWLGIVLCLVFNVIATMVCWIKGGGVKIFFLATIYALIGCPLSYVLWYRPLYRAMRTDSALKFGWFFFTYLIHIGFCIVAAIAPPIFFHGKSLTGVLAAIDVMSDSLLAGIFYFIGFGLFCLESLLSLWVLQKIYLYFRGNK